In one Thermosipho ferrireducens genomic region, the following are encoded:
- a CDS encoding ABC transporter ATP-binding protein has translation MSETIIRVQNLKKYFPIMKGFLVKKRVGDVKAVDDVSFDVKRKETFALVGESGCGKTTTARTMLKLIEPTEGKVEILGEDISQLTRKEMLPFRRKMQIVFQNPIGSLNPRMTIGQILTEPLLFHNIVKTNKEAYERAVELLRMVGLKPYHMDRYPHQFSGGQKQRIAIARALSVGPEIIFLDEPTSALDVSVQAQIVNLFQRFQEELNLTYIFISHDLSLARFISNRVAVMYLGRIVEMGDVNEVFDHPVHPYTKALLSASPVPDPKVEKQRKRIILTGSVPSPIARPSGCFFHPRCPYKMNICDKEYPKMSNVSENHQVACYLVEKEGV, from the coding sequence ATGAGTGAAACCATTATTCGCGTTCAAAATTTAAAAAAATATTTTCCGATAATGAAAGGTTTTCTTGTTAAAAAGCGTGTTGGGGATGTTAAAGCAGTAGATGATGTCTCTTTTGATGTAAAACGAAAAGAAACGTTCGCTTTAGTTGGTGAATCAGGTTGTGGGAAAACAACGACAGCTCGTACAATGCTAAAGTTAATAGAACCAACTGAAGGAAAAGTAGAAATTCTTGGGGAAGACATATCTCAACTTACTCGAAAAGAAATGTTACCTTTTAGAAGAAAGATGCAAATAGTTTTCCAGAATCCAATAGGTTCATTAAATCCGAGGATGACAATAGGTCAAATATTAACAGAACCATTGTTGTTTCACAATATAGTGAAAACAAATAAAGAGGCTTATGAGAGAGCAGTTGAACTTTTGAGGATGGTTGGTTTAAAACCATATCATATGGATAGATATCCACACCAATTTAGCGGGGGACAAAAGCAAAGGATCGCTATAGCTCGCGCGTTATCAGTTGGTCCAGAAATAATATTCCTTGATGAGCCTACCTCAGCACTTGATGTGTCTGTGCAGGCGCAAATTGTTAACCTTTTTCAAAGATTTCAGGAAGAATTGAATTTAACTTACATATTCATATCCCACGATCTCTCTTTAGCCCGATTCATAAGCAACCGTGTTGCTGTAATGTATCTGGGGAGAATTGTGGAGATGGGGGATGTGAACGAGGTATTTGATCATCCCGTACATCCTTACACAAAAGCATTACTATCTGCTTCGCCTGTGCCGGATCCAAAAGTTGAAAAACAAAGAAAAAGAATAATTTTAACAGGAAGTGTACCAAGTCCTATTGCAAGACCAAGTGGATGCTTCTTCCATCCACGATGTCCTTATAAAATGAACATATGTGATAAAGAATATCCAAAAATGTCGAATGTTTCTGAAAATCACCAGGTAGCATGTTACCTGGTAGAAAAAGAGGGGGTGTGA
- a CDS encoding alpha/beta hydrolase, protein MKNLKLYVKRLLYLAIFLSAFVNIGIFIFIIVILNIPLIKRTVLGKLPIKVPKKSWEFIKTVQYKKRLFMDILYPSSGMPPFPVVIFAHGGGWITGYRRQPNNISWYNYLVFNGLAVVSIDYRYGYLYDIEDLLDDYEDAINYIYMNAPNLKLDPKNISLMGLSAGGHLALCYTFIRNNQKRPTIKNIVAYYAPSNLLDLWSHDSTSIFAKFAVATTLKRIPGKSRELYMKYSPINFVPKKNSPPILLVHGMKDNVVPVKSSIKLYKTLKTNGTNAKILLHPEGNHGFEFVLKDELTKKILQKTVEFLKEVI, encoded by the coding sequence ATGAAAAATTTAAAACTTTACGTTAAACGACTGCTATATCTTGCTATATTTTTATCTGCTTTTGTAAACATAGGAATATTTATTTTTATTATAGTTATTCTGAATATCCCGCTAATAAAAAGAACTGTTCTTGGAAAACTCCCCATAAAAGTTCCAAAAAAGTCCTGGGAATTTATTAAGACTGTTCAATATAAAAAAAGACTTTTTATGGATATTTTATATCCTTCCAGCGGCATGCCACCTTTTCCTGTGGTTATATTTGCTCACGGTGGTGGCTGGATAACAGGGTATAGAAGACAACCAAACAATATTTCATGGTATAACTATTTAGTTTTTAACGGTTTGGCTGTTGTCAGTATAGATTACAGATACGGTTATCTTTACGATATAGAAGATCTATTAGATGATTACGAAGATGCTATAAATTATATATACATGAACGCGCCAAATTTGAAATTAGATCCAAAAAATATAAGCCTCATGGGGCTTTCCGCCGGCGGACATCTCGCGTTATGTTACACATTCATTAGAAACAATCAAAAAAGACCTACTATCAAAAATATTGTTGCCTACTATGCGCCTTCCAATTTATTGGATCTCTGGAGCCACGACTCCACTTCTATATTTGCCAAATTTGCTGTTGCTACAACATTAAAAAGAATTCCTGGAAAATCCAGAGAATTATACATGAAATACTCTCCAATAAACTTTGTTCCAAAAAAAAATAGCCCACCTATTTTATTAGTTCACGGAATGAAAGATAATGTAGTACCTGTAAAATCATCAATAAAACTTTATAAAACACTAAAGACCAACGGAACTAACGCAAAAATTCTTCTACACCCTGAAGGCAATCATGGTTTTGAATTTGTATTAAAAGATGAATTAACTAAAAAAATTCTCCAAAAAACGGTTGAATTTTTAAAAGAGGTGATTTAA
- a CDS encoding S4 domain-containing protein translates to MRLDKYLKEAKIIKRRVIAQQLAKGGRILRNNISLKPSSNVKVGDVLEIYYGNKYLKVEVTGEKDYILLEKSVKRRIESEEYHRESRG, encoded by the coding sequence ATGAGGTTAGACAAATACTTAAAAGAAGCCAAAATTATTAAAAGAAGAGTAATAGCCCAGCAGCTGGCAAAAGGTGGTAGGATACTCAGAAATAATATTTCGTTGAAACCTTCCAGTAACGTTAAGGTAGGAGATGTACTGGAAATTTATTATGGTAATAAGTATTTGAAAGTTGAAGTAACAGGTGAAAAAGATTATATATTACTTGAAAAGAGTGTAAAAAGGAGGATTGAAAGTGAGGAATATCATAGAGAATCGCGTGGATGA
- a CDS encoding ABC transporter ATP-binding protein, whose product MKVIVRLLKYAKPYTLLFVLAIIVVLSLTYITLMPPQIVRTAINQYINNDALEINERFQGIFKMGIYFLLVSSGIFVLEYLSIYLTTYIGGRIVYDIRRDIYDHVLKLPMSFFDKHPSGQVTTRIANDTQNIMEFFTSVITSIINDVFLLAGVIIMMLKVSTSLFINISFVFPILIVAVLLFRYFDLKAYRAVRTNISRVNAYLAEHISGMPVIKLFNAEAYEEKKFDKVNKELYKSRIQQMYVFAIFRPTVSTLYRIAIAAIIWMGAKYIINKTLDFGDLYAFVAYLELFMRPLEDLSEKYDIIQNTTASAEKIFNLMDEPEEYFGKINGKKHVEKGILEFKNVWFRYTEDRWILKDINFKFTPGELIAIVGETGAGKTSIMNLINGMYRPQKGEILIDAVALEDYNIHELRKQISAVPQDVVLFSGTLLDNVRLFHDEIPEKEVIKALNKVYVWDLIERLPDGLYTKIIERGKGISAGERQLIALARSVLFDAKIFILDEATSNIDVQTEERIQKAVRELSKDKTVIMIAHRLATVVNADRIIVVHNGRIVEEGTHGELMKKSGTYYKLYEIQFAE is encoded by the coding sequence GTGAAGGTAATTGTTAGACTACTAAAATACGCTAAACCATATACTTTATTGTTTGTATTAGCTATTATTGTTGTATTGTCTCTTACTTATATAACTTTAATGCCACCACAGATAGTTAGAACTGCTATAAATCAATATATAAATAACGATGCCCTTGAAATTAATGAGAGATTTCAAGGGATTTTTAAAATGGGAATATATTTTTTGTTAGTTTCTTCCGGAATTTTCGTTCTTGAATATCTTTCCATATATTTAACAACGTATATAGGTGGTCGAATCGTTTATGACATTAGAAGAGACATTTACGATCATGTTTTGAAATTGCCTATGTCCTTTTTTGATAAGCATCCAAGTGGACAGGTGACAACAAGAATAGCCAACGATACTCAAAACATTATGGAATTTTTTACCTCAGTTATAACAAGCATTATAAATGATGTGTTTTTACTTGCTGGTGTAATAATAATGATGTTAAAAGTGAGTACAAGTTTGTTTATAAATATTTCGTTCGTTTTTCCAATTCTCATTGTGGCTGTTTTGCTTTTCAGATACTTTGATTTGAAGGCTTATAGGGCTGTTAGAACAAATATTTCAAGGGTAAACGCATACCTTGCTGAGCATATATCCGGTATGCCAGTTATTAAGCTGTTCAATGCCGAAGCTTATGAGGAGAAGAAATTTGATAAAGTAAACAAAGAATTGTATAAATCCCGAATTCAACAAATGTATGTCTTTGCTATTTTTAGACCCACAGTTAGTACGTTATATAGAATTGCGATAGCTGCTATTATCTGGATGGGAGCGAAATATATTATAAATAAAACCCTTGACTTTGGAGATTTATATGCGTTTGTTGCTTATCTTGAACTTTTTATGAGGCCTTTAGAGGACCTATCAGAAAAATATGATATCATTCAAAACACTACGGCAAGTGCGGAAAAAATATTTAACTTAATGGATGAGCCCGAAGAATATTTCGGAAAAATTAATGGAAAAAAACATGTGGAAAAAGGAATTTTGGAATTCAAAAACGTATGGTTTAGATATACAGAAGATAGATGGATTTTAAAAGACATAAATTTTAAGTTTACCCCCGGAGAACTGATCGCAATTGTTGGTGAAACAGGAGCTGGGAAAACTTCCATAATGAATCTAATAAATGGAATGTACCGGCCGCAAAAAGGGGAGATTTTGATAGATGCAGTAGCTCTTGAAGATTATAATATCCACGAACTCAGAAAACAAATCTCAGCTGTCCCACAGGATGTGGTGCTGTTTAGTGGTACGCTGTTAGATAATGTTCGGCTGTTTCATGATGAAATTCCTGAAAAAGAAGTCATAAAAGCGTTGAACAAAGTATATGTCTGGGACTTGATAGAAAGACTTCCAGATGGTCTTTATACAAAGATAATAGAAAGGGGAAAAGGAATATCTGCCGGGGAAAGACAACTTATAGCTCTGGCTCGTTCAGTGCTTTTTGATGCAAAAATTTTTATTCTTGACGAGGCAACCAGTAATATTGATGTGCAAACAGAAGAACGCATTCAAAAAGCGGTAAGGGAGCTTTCAAAAGACAAAACAGTTATAATGATAGCACATAGGTTGGCAACAGTTGTAAATGCAGATAGAATAATCGTCGTTCACAATGGAAGGATAGTAGAAGAAGGAACTCATGGAGAATTAATGAAAAAATCGGGAACGTATTATAAATTGTACGAAATACAATTTGCGGAGTAA
- a CDS encoding ArsR/SmtB family transcription factor: MNKIKKSKDVNIEVCQTISVHEDVVDKVRKKIPENGNLSELSEFFKIFGDPTRIKILYALSQVDELCVCDISVILKKTHSAISHQLRILRQAKLVKYRKEGKVVFYSLNDEHIKAILDMGYIHLFEEDEKTK; this comes from the coding sequence ATGAACAAAATAAAAAAATCCAAAGACGTTAATATAGAGGTATGTCAAACAATATCAGTTCATGAAGATGTTGTTGATAAGGTACGAAAAAAAATACCGGAAAATGGAAATTTATCAGAGCTTTCAGAATTTTTCAAAATTTTCGGAGACCCCACAAGAATAAAAATATTATACGCATTATCTCAGGTTGATGAGCTATGTGTTTGCGATATCTCAGTTATCTTAAAAAAAACGCACTCAGCTATTTCACATCAACTAAGAATTCTCAGACAGGCAAAATTAGTAAAATATCGAAAAGAAGGAAAAGTAGTATTCTATTCGTTAAATGATGAGCATATTAAAGCTATCCTTGACATGGGTTATATTCATCTTTTTGAAGAAGATGAAAAAACTAAATAA
- a CDS encoding methylated-DNA--[protein]-cysteine S-methyltransferase, whose product MYRTKGIVTTKIGSIVIAIVDGKAVAINFVNKKLEERNAGDFTEQVKEYFSGERKVLDFPVNIKGGLIFRKIWETVRKIPYGEIMTYGEVAKQLNINPRVVGFAMAKNPLPLYIPCHRIVGKNELGGFTPGISWKKFLLSLERRFK is encoded by the coding sequence ATGTATAGAACTAAGGGAATTGTAACTACTAAAATTGGTTCTATAGTCATAGCTATTGTTGATGGCAAAGCGGTAGCAATAAATTTTGTAAATAAAAAATTAGAAGAAAGAAACGCCGGAGATTTTACCGAACAAGTAAAAGAATACTTTTCGGGAGAGAGGAAAGTATTGGATTTTCCTGTGAACATAAAAGGTGGATTAATTTTCAGAAAAATCTGGGAAACTGTAAGAAAAATACCCTACGGGGAAATTATGACTTACGGAGAAGTAGCCAAACAATTAAATATTAACCCACGCGTGGTTGGATTTGCAATGGCAAAAAATCCTCTTCCGCTTTATATTCCGTGTCATAGGATCGTAGGAAAAAATGAACTTGGAGGATTTACTCCGGGAATATCGTGGAAAAAATTTCTTTTAAGTCTTGAAAGGAGGTTCAAATAA
- a CDS encoding GAF domain-containing protein — MRNIIENRVDEFMEMLRYDKSQWGEFWKKMERRFSPILTNYVKKFSINVEGELFGLERRSLDRFYFDFKEYEKTNKGKISERIRKYSEELELSREDFIIFIAVFPGGKDWCVVEGKKENVIFVNAYNLWLKNELTNLHDAVYQAIIHFRHGESGGNYYNKENLFQSISEKIESLSRENVRNYMKRICEILYKNIPYYDWVGFYMVNDENLLELTEFVGEPTEHVKIPIGKGICGQAAALKQVFLVQDVSQESNYLSCSPKVNSEIVVPIFKDGKVIGEIDIDSHYKAPFDARDKLFLETICEVVGKLWK, encoded by the coding sequence GTGAGGAATATCATAGAGAATCGCGTGGATGAATTTATGGAAATGCTTAGATATGATAAATCCCAATGGGGAGAATTCTGGAAAAAAATGGAAAGACGCTTTTCTCCTATTTTAACTAATTATGTTAAAAAGTTTAGCATAAACGTTGAAGGTGAACTTTTTGGATTAGAAAGACGTTCTCTGGATCGATTTTATTTTGATTTTAAAGAATATGAGAAAACAAACAAAGGGAAGATTTCCGAAAGAATAAGGAAATATAGCGAGGAACTGGAGTTGTCGAGGGAAGATTTTATTATTTTTATAGCAGTGTTTCCTGGAGGAAAAGATTGGTGTGTCGTTGAAGGGAAAAAGGAAAATGTTATATTTGTAAATGCGTATAATTTGTGGTTAAAAAATGAACTTACAAACCTTCACGATGCGGTATATCAGGCTATTATTCATTTTAGACACGGTGAAAGTGGTGGGAACTACTATAATAAAGAAAATTTATTTCAAAGTATTTCAGAAAAAATTGAGAGTTTAAGCAGGGAGAATGTGAGAAACTATATGAAAAGAATTTGTGAGATTTTATATAAAAACATTCCATATTATGATTGGGTAGGTTTTTATATGGTAAACGATGAAAATTTACTTGAACTTACAGAATTTGTTGGAGAACCCACAGAACATGTAAAAATTCCTATAGGAAAGGGTATCTGTGGACAGGCTGCTGCTTTAAAACAGGTGTTTTTGGTACAGGATGTTAGTCAGGAAAGTAATTATCTTTCCTGTAGTCCAAAAGTAAACAGCGAAATAGTTGTTCCGATTTTTAAAGATGGAAAGGTAATAGGGGAAATAGATATAGATAGTCATTATAAAGCACCTTTTGATGCACGGGATAAACTCTTTCTTGAAACAATTTGTGAGGTAGTTGGTAAATTATGGAAATAA
- a CDS encoding dienelactone hydrolase family protein: MINFTYVHKPINFTSGYILKSKHFRVSIIKFPTQYDNPEKGTETVEIYLFNPKKNVVGTLVALHGLGTSNIPFLLWMGTHLANAGIRTVVPILPGNFTRTSHNSVSGKDFFSPDIEKAIKYWEHAIVDSLTTIEFLKSTDLWSENNCLFGFCLGGMISVILNAITDDFKQTILMTTGGDISTLIWHSPTLAFMRKNIKKLPNKPAYLYPQEKFINIFKKDIEKLKTFKTVEEMQKSDIHPFLKVDPIAYAKFVKTDKITFIEALFDRALPKQSRKLLWEMLGKPKKYVIPSGHVTWLPFQFFLAKFILKKMNVREFKRQILLLKKVKYDEK; encoded by the coding sequence TTGATAAATTTTACATACGTGCACAAACCTATAAATTTCACCTCAGGATATATTCTGAAATCAAAACATTTTAGAGTTTCCATAATAAAGTTTCCCACACAGTACGATAACCCTGAAAAAGGAACAGAGACTGTAGAAATATATCTATTCAATCCAAAAAAAAATGTAGTAGGTACATTAGTAGCATTACATGGCCTTGGCACAAGCAATATTCCATTTTTATTATGGATGGGCACACATCTTGCAAACGCCGGTATTAGAACAGTAGTTCCTATCCTTCCTGGCAACTTCACAAGAACATCTCATAATTCAGTAAGCGGAAAAGACTTTTTTTCACCAGACATTGAAAAAGCAATAAAATACTGGGAGCACGCTATTGTAGACTCTTTAACTACTATTGAGTTTTTAAAATCAACAGATTTATGGAGTGAAAATAATTGTCTTTTTGGTTTTTGCCTTGGTGGCATGATAAGTGTAATTTTAAATGCTATAACAGATGATTTCAAACAAACTATTCTTATGACAACTGGAGGAGATATCTCTACACTAATATGGCACTCTCCAACGCTTGCCTTTATGCGTAAAAACATCAAAAAGCTCCCTAATAAACCAGCTTATTTATATCCTCAGGAAAAATTCATAAACATTTTTAAAAAAGATATTGAAAAACTTAAAACATTCAAAACTGTAGAAGAAATGCAAAAGAGCGATATTCACCCATTTCTTAAAGTCGACCCTATCGCTTATGCAAAATTTGTCAAAACCGATAAAATAACATTTATTGAAGCATTATTCGATAGAGCTTTACCAAAACAAAGCAGAAAATTATTATGGGAAATGCTTGGAAAACCAAAAAAATATGTTATTCCTTCTGGACACGTTACATGGTTACCATTTCAGTTTTTCCTTGCAAAATTCATTCTAAAGAAAATGAACGTAAGAGAATTTAAAAGACAGATCTTGCTTCTAAAAAAAGTAAAATACGATGAAAAATAA
- a CDS encoding ABC transporter ATP-binding protein: MKPVLSVRNLSTWFYMEEGVVKAVNDVSFDLHENEVLGIVGETGSGKSVTVKSVMRLIHKPGKIVNGEIIYRGRGEEEDILKLPEDEMTKIRGKEIGMIFQDPLTSLNPLYTIGDQLVETIIQHQNVDRRTAWDIGIEMLRKVQIPEPEKRMMAYPFEFSGGMRQRAVIAIALSCNPKVLIADEPTTALDVTIQAQILELMKDLQKEFRTGLLFITHDLGVIASMADRINVMYGSRQMELGTAEDIFYRPMHPYTHMLLRAIPRLDKKLDKLEAIPGQPPRMIDVPDVCPFAPRCPRRLDKCTKELPKLEELEPNHFVRCFNPVEPENNLEAMNNE; the protein is encoded by the coding sequence TTGAAGCCGGTATTATCTGTGCGTAACCTCAGTACATGGTTTTATATGGAGGAAGGTGTAGTAAAGGCAGTTAACGATGTGTCATTTGATTTACATGAGAATGAAGTTCTTGGAATTGTTGGAGAAACTGGCTCAGGTAAAAGTGTAACGGTGAAATCTGTTATGAGGCTCATTCATAAACCAGGGAAAATTGTGAACGGTGAAATAATTTATCGAGGTCGCGGAGAAGAGGAAGATATTTTAAAGTTACCGGAAGATGAGATGACAAAAATTAGAGGGAAAGAAATAGGTATGATTTTCCAGGATCCATTGACTTCATTAAACCCGCTTTATACAATAGGGGACCAGCTGGTAGAAACCATCATTCAGCATCAAAATGTGGATAGGAGAACTGCCTGGGATATAGGCATTGAGATGCTAAGGAAAGTTCAGATTCCCGAACCTGAAAAGCGTATGATGGCGTATCCTTTTGAGTTCAGTGGAGGTATGAGGCAAAGAGCGGTTATAGCTATCGCATTATCATGTAATCCGAAAGTGTTGATTGCTGATGAACCTACAACAGCTTTAGACGTTACAATTCAGGCTCAGATTCTGGAACTGATGAAGGATCTTCAAAAAGAATTTAGAACAGGTCTTTTGTTTATAACGCATGATTTGGGTGTAATTGCATCCATGGCTGACAGAATAAATGTTATGTATGGAAGCAGACAAATGGAATTAGGTACAGCAGAAGATATATTCTATAGGCCAATGCATCCGTATACACATATGTTATTAAGGGCAATCCCAAGGCTGGATAAGAAACTTGATAAGCTGGAAGCTATTCCTGGACAACCTCCAAGAATGATAGATGTTCCAGACGTTTGTCCGTTTGCCCCAAGATGTCCAAGGAGATTAGATAAGTGTACGAAAGAGTTGCCAAAATTAGAAGAACTGGAACCAAACCATTTTGTAAGATGTTTTAATCCTGTTGAACCAGAAAATAATCTGGAGGCGATGAACAATGAGTGA
- a CDS encoding GGDEF domain-containing protein has translation MEINGEYKKKINIAYLDSYILYLLESSKKVGIDIKIKLFPHKKPEKVPDNLYKIWKVARYYSNSQDVHFVDRVEEQMVRLKIGEFDYKIDYTNLKRDFIEIVYNLMLAMPESFKRRIFDFHVNAVKAAHLLKNASIVLNYALHPQADLNTVIYSILTGITAGYSGAFNRAFLFYKVDETNYRLFKALGPGDRKEAYGIWEAIETIEYDIQDFLKTVNSDFIPTVELKYKNVFIESHEITDLLATETSIIIPLSDIPSSLKDDLEITTDIAFMPVRSGNDVLGFIIADNKFDEKDIKNFQVEALNFFGMQLAMLMENKKFLLRLKTYAMYDGLTGLENRRSLEEFIRRGFKRRSLIIFIDMNDFKKVNDKRGHKEGDRILSAFGDIVKKNIRSHDRAFRYGGDEFVIVILSDDEKAGVSVLRRIAAEAEKMLGITFSAGIVPYPFNNHDLRKVLEIADQLAYKSKKTGHFEIYKTLV, from the coding sequence ATGGAAATAAATGGTGAGTATAAAAAGAAAATAAATATAGCGTATCTTGACAGCTATATTCTTTATCTGCTTGAATCTTCAAAAAAGGTAGGTATAGATATAAAAATAAAACTTTTTCCTCATAAAAAACCGGAAAAAGTTCCAGATAATTTGTATAAAATCTGGAAAGTAGCAAGATACTATTCAAATTCTCAAGATGTACATTTTGTTGATAGAGTAGAAGAGCAAATGGTAAGATTAAAAATAGGCGAATTTGATTACAAAATAGACTATACAAATTTAAAACGGGATTTTATTGAAATAGTGTATAATTTGATGTTAGCTATGCCTGAAAGTTTCAAGAGAAGAATATTTGACTTTCACGTTAATGCTGTAAAAGCTGCACATTTGTTAAAAAACGCCTCAATTGTGTTAAATTACGCTCTTCATCCGCAGGCCGATCTTAATACTGTAATATATTCGATTTTGACAGGCATCACCGCAGGATATTCTGGTGCTTTTAATCGGGCTTTCTTATTTTATAAGGTGGATGAAACAAATTACAGGTTATTTAAAGCACTTGGACCAGGAGACAGAAAAGAAGCTTATGGAATTTGGGAAGCGATTGAAACTATAGAATACGATATTCAGGACTTCTTGAAAACAGTTAACTCGGATTTTATACCAACAGTTGAATTAAAGTATAAAAATGTTTTTATTGAAAGTCATGAAATAACTGATTTGTTAGCAACAGAAACTTCAATAATTATCCCTCTTTCTGATATTCCTTCAAGTTTAAAAGACGATTTAGAAATCACCACAGATATTGCATTTATGCCTGTTCGAAGTGGTAACGATGTACTGGGATTTATTATAGCAGATAATAAGTTTGATGAAAAAGATATTAAAAATTTTCAGGTCGAAGCGCTTAATTTTTTCGGTATGCAACTTGCTATGTTAATGGAAAATAAGAAATTTCTTTTACGACTTAAAACATACGCAATGTATGATGGATTAACTGGACTCGAGAATCGAAGAAGCCTTGAAGAGTTTATTAGAAGAGGTTTTAAAAGAAGGAGTTTAATAATTTTTATTGATATGAACGATTTTAAAAAAGTAAATGATAAGAGGGGACATAAAGAAGGGGATAGAATTTTATCAGCGTTTGGTGATATAGTTAAAAAGAACATTAGAAGTCACGATCGAGCGTTTAGATACGGTGGTGATGAGTTTGTTATTGTTATACTTTCCGATGATGAAAAAGCGGGAGTTTCCGTGCTTCGAAGAATAGCAGCTGAAGCAGAGAAAATGTTGGGAATAACTTTTTCTGCAGGGATAGTTCCATATCCGTTTAACAATCACGATTTAAGAAAAGTTCTGGAAATAGCTGATCAACTTGCGTATAAATCGAAAAAGACGGGACATTTTGAGATATATAAAACTCTGGTTTAA
- a CDS encoding nucleotidyltransferase family protein, giving the protein MKIYSIILAAGKGSRFSKGVKILYKIEKYPMLQHVVNLVHNLRFEKNFLIVNPMWKKIASKFLLPQNFTVIENKDYVSGISSSIKIAISHINEIEVPDYVTIFLGDMPFIKESSVKKILEHADGKRKIIAPFYKEKKGFPTLIHKTVFSEIFSLQGDKGVKQIIERHPEYLFKVEFKTTDVIKDVDK; this is encoded by the coding sequence ATGAAAATATATTCTATTATTTTAGCAGCAGGAAAAGGCTCACGATTTTCTAAGGGAGTAAAAATTTTATATAAAATTGAAAAATATCCTATGCTTCAACATGTTGTAAATTTAGTTCATAATCTAAGGTTTGAAAAAAACTTTTTAATAGTAAATCCAATGTGGAAAAAAATAGCCAGTAAATTTCTTCTACCTCAAAATTTTACTGTGATTGAAAATAAAGATTACGTGTCAGGAATTTCTTCTTCTATCAAAATAGCTATTTCACATATAAATGAAATAGAAGTCCCAGACTATGTGACGATTTTTTTAGGAGACATGCCTTTTATAAAAGAGTCGAGTGTGAAAAAAATTTTAGAACATGCAGACGGGAAGAGAAAAATCATTGCCCCTTTTTATAAAGAAAAAAAGGGTTTTCCAACACTTATTCATAAAACAGTTTTTTCAGAAATTTTCTCACTTCAGGGTGATAAAGGCGTGAAACAAATAATAGAAAGACATCCGGAATATTTATTTAAAGTCGAATTTAAAACGACTGATGTTATAAAAGACGTTGATAAATAA